The nucleotide window GCACACGCTCTACGACGCGAGCAAAGGGGCGGTGAACGCACTCACCCGCCAGCTGGCCGTCGAACTTGCACCACTCGGGTTCACCACCGCGGCGGTCGCCCCCGGGCTGGTCGAAACCCCACTGACCGACTTCGGGCTGAAGTCCTCACCGGCCGAGCGTGAGGCCGTCATTGGACAGATCCCGGTCCGCCGCATCGCAACTGTCGAGGATGTGGCGTGGTGGTACGTGTTTCTGGCGTCGGACCGCGCGAACTACAGCACCGGGAGCGTGTTCACCGTGGACGGCGGACTGGATGCCCAACAGATGGCAGTGCGCCCGGTCACGGAAGCCGAAAAGAAATAAGCACTTTACGCCGTAACTCACTTCCACGTGCGGTATTTTGGCTTATCCGCTGGTTCCTTCCCACCGAGTTGCGGAACGAGCCACTTCAAACCGTCGAGGTTGTCCGCGAGACGCTCGGCTGCATCATCAGACGTGTGCCCCAAAATGCCGATTGGTCCGGCGTAACCACTCTTCGCGATGACCGCCAAAAGTTGGAGATCCAGTTCACCGCCGGCGAGCGGGACGATTTTCTTGCCCGCCCTGTCCCCGCCCTTCACGCTGCCGTTCAGGTTGAGAGCGAGGAGATGCGGTTTCATCGCTTCGAGCAACTTGGGGAATCGGTCGAAGTGGTCGTGGCCGTGGTGCTGGTTGTACACGATCCCGACGTTCTTCAGCTTCAGCAACTCGATAACCACGATCTGATTTTCGGGCTCGCCAAACCACCCACCGTGGTTGTACAGCCCGACGGTGCAGCCTTGCTTCGCAGCAGCTTCCGCAACAGGTCGCAGCACTTTGGCAGCGTTTTCGACCTTTGCAGCCTGATCCGTCCCACCTGGGTCGCCCATCGTGATCCAGAGTTGCGTCTTGATGTCGTGCTTCTTGAGCACTGCCAAGAGCTTCTGAGCGTCCGTGCCAAGATTCGCCGGAAACCACACAGCCGTCAGCTCGATGCCGGCCTTCTTGAGCAACGCGACCTCTTCGTCAAACGTCGGGAGGTGTTCGGTGCGCCAGTCGTATGCGTACCGCTTGAACCCGAGCTTCTGAAGCATCTCGACGCGCTCGGCCGGGCCTCGCTTCTTGGCATCAAATGGCACGATGCACCACGCAACGAGTTTGTCCGGCGCAAACACATCGGCAGGTTTGGCGGGGTCAGCCGCGCGAGCTGATGCGACGGTAAAAGCACTGACCGCGAGCAGAAAGAGAGGTTTCATCTGAGACGGGGGTAAGGGT belongs to Gemmata obscuriglobus and includes:
- a CDS encoding sugar phosphate isomerase/epimerase family protein: MPFDAKKRGPAERVEMLQKLGFKRYAYDWRTEHLPTFDEEVALLKKAGIELTAVWFPANLGTDAQKLLAVLKKHDIKTQLWITMGDPGGTDQAAKVENAAKVLRPVAEAAAKQGCTVGLYNHGGWFGEPENQIVVIELLKLKNVGIVYNQHHGHDHFDRFPKLLEAMKPHLLALNLNGSVKGGDRAGKKIVPLAGGELDLQLLAVIAKSGYAGPIGILGHTSDDAAERLADNLDGLKWLVPQLGGKEPADKPKYRTWK